In Gemmatimonadota bacterium, the sequence GTTCGGTCGCCGAAGGGCAGGCGCCCCCCTTCCCGGTGTCCGAAGACGACCTTCACCGGTACCTGGGACCGCCCGAGTACTTCTCTGAGACCGCGGAGCGCACCGGCGAACCCGGCGTGGCCATCGGACTGGCGTGGACCCCCGCCGGCGGCGAGATCATGTTCGTGGAGGCCAGCAAGATGTCCGGCGGCAAGGGACTGACGCTCACGGGCCAACTGGGCGACGTGATGAAGGAATCCGCCCGGGCCGCGCTCACGTACGTGCGGGCGCACGCCGCGGACTGGCAGATCGACCCGGCGTTCTTCGGCGCGCACGACATCCATATCCATCTGCCCGTGGGCGCCATTCCCAAGGACGGACCCTCCGCTGGCGTGGCGCTCGTGACGGTGCTCACCTCTCTGTTCACGGGCCGGCCCGTACGGAACGACATGGCCATGACCGGCGAGGTCACCCTCCGCGGCAAGGTCATGCCCGTCGGCGGCATCAAGGAGAAGGTCCTCGGGGCGATGCGGGCCGGCATCACCACTATCATACTGCCCCGCCGGAACGAGAAAGACCTGGACGACGTGCCCGCGGCCGTCAAGGAGAAGCTCGGTTTCTGCCTGGTCGACCACATCGACCAGGTCCTGGAACTGGCGCTCATGGACAAGCCCGTCGAGACTGAGCCCGTCAACGATGAACCCGTCGACGCTGAGCCCGTCGACGCACCGGAAAGCGACGAGGCGTGGGCGGAGAGCCTTGAAGGCGGCGTGGCGGTTGCGCCCCGCGACGCGAATCTGAACTGAACGGGAAACTCGGTAAGACGTTATGTGAGGTATGGCGTAAACGATTGACGCCGGGACGCGCGCCCGGTAATATGCATTGTTGGATCAAGTTGGGTTCAGCCAGCAGAAAAGGGAGATCGAGCATGAAGGAGAAAAGGAAGTTCGGTAGCCTGGCCGCCGCGGCGTTGCTCGTCACGGGCATGGTGCTCGGGGCACTGTTCATTTCCAACTGGGACGCATCCGTTGCAGAACGGGACGTATACCGGTCGATCACGCCGGTCGTGGCTGCTGACCAGCGATCGCTTCAGGATTTCAGTGAAACTTTCGCCACCATAGCCGAGCGGGTGAAGCCTTCGGTGGTGCTGATCGAGAGTAAACGGACGGTCAGGCAAGCGCAGGCGCGTCGGTTCTGGAGTCCCTTCGAGGAGTTCTTCGGCGGCCGGCAGCAGCCCGATGTCCAACCCAGGCCGTTCTCGGGGGTGGGATCCGGGGTCATCGTGTCGGAAGACGGCTACATCCTGACGAACAACCACGTGGTGGAAGACGCGGAAAAACTGACCGTTCAACTGATCGACGAGCGCGAGGCGGAAGCGGAGATTGTCGGCCTGGATCCCCGAACCGATCTGGCTGTCATCAAAGTGGATCTCGATGAACTGTCCGTGCTGCCCTTCGGCGATTCAGACAAGCTGCGCGTGGGCGAATGGGTCATGGCCGTGGGCAATCCCCTGGGACGGAACCACACCGTCACGGCCGGAATCGTCAGCGCAAAAGGCAGGAACAGAGTGCTGCCGGTTGACGGCTCTTACGAAAACTTCATCCAGACGGACGCAGCCATCAACCCCGGGAACAGCGGCGGCGCCCTTGTCGACCTGGAAGGAAACCTCATGGGCATTAACACGGCCATCGCAACCCGGACCGGCGGGTACCAGGGCATCGGTTTCGCGGTACCGGCCAATATGGCCCGTGACATCATGACCCGGCTGGTTGAGGATGGACGCATAAGCCGAGGGTACCTGGGTGTTGGGATCAGTGATTTAGATGATGTCGTGGCCGAATCCATGGGGCTCGATGGTACTGACGGAGCGGTGATCAGCACGATCACCAACGACGGGCCGGCGAGAGATTCCGACCTCCAGGTAGAGGACGTGATCGTCGGGGTTGATGGCGTAGACGTGGAGAACTCGGACGACCTTCGCAAACGGATCGCGAGTATCGCACCGGGTACGGAAGTGGAACTCGAGGTTATCCGTGACGGCGAACCCGTGACGGTCGCGATCGAACTGGGCGAATTGCCCGACGGAGATCCCTCGCGTACCTCGTCGAGGGAGGATTCGCGAGAAAGAAGTCCCGCGAGCAACCTCGGCATCGATGTCATGGATGTTACCCGGGAATGGAGTCGTTTCTACGAATCGGGTTCGGGCGTGGTAATCACTCAGGTGCGATCGGGCAGCGTGGCCGAGGACAAGAACCTTCAGCGGGGCGACCTGATCCGCGAGGTGAACGGCGAATCCGTGTCCAGCGTACAGGAATTCCTCGGAATTGTCCGGCAGTTCGAAGCCGGCCAGGCGATCCGCTTCAGGATTCAGCGAGGCGACGCACAATTCCTGGTGGGGCTGCGGATTCCCGAAGAATAACATGTAGAATAACATATAGTCCGAACGGGAGACGCTGAAGCCGCGTCCGGCACACCGTCGCGCGTCCGGCACACCGTCGCGCGTCCGGCTTCCAGGAACATCATTTAACTCATCAGAAAACGCGGAGCGCCTTCCGCGTTTTCTTCATAATGAGCCCTTAGGCCGAAGGGTATCGGGTACCCGCATCGATACGGCCGGAGTACGTACTTCCAGATGAATGCTCCCGTCGCACTGGTCATCCTGGACGGCTGGGGCATCGCCCCCCGCGGCGATGCCAACGCCGTTCTGCTGGCGGAGACGCCGAACTTCGACAGGCTGTGGCAGCAGTATTCCCATACCATGCTGAGCGCATCGGGCGAAGACGTCGGTCTTCCGCCCGGGATCATGGGCAACTCGGAAGTCGGCCACCTCAACCTGGGCGCCGGACGAGTGGTCCGCCAGGAAGTCAGCCGGATTAACGAGTCCATCGACGACGGCTCATTCTTCGAAAACGCCGCACTCGTCGAGGTCCTGGAACGGCTTCGGGGGACGGGAGGCCGGTTGCACCTGCTGGGACTCACGTCGGACGGACTGGTCCACAGCGCCGAGAAGCATTACCTGGCACTGCTCGAAATGGCCCGGCGGCGGGGTCTGACCGGCGATCGCGTCCTGGTTCACGCCATCCTGGACGGCCGCGACACGTCACCCCGGAGCGCGCCGGCCTATCTCGAAACGCTGCAGGAGGCCATCGAGCGACTCGGTGTGAGCCGCATCGCCACCGTGACCGGGCGGTACTACGCCATGGATCGGGACAACCGGTGGGAGCGGGTGCGCAGGGCCTACGAGCTTTTTACCGTAGGAAAGGGGTACCGGGCCGGTACCGTGGCGGAAGCCGTACAGGCGGCTTACGACCGGGGCGAAACGGACGAGTTCGTATCGCCTACCGTGATCGGTGCGGCGCCGGACGGTCCCGCCAAATCAGCACCGGGACGACCCGCCAATGTAATCTCGGACGGCGACGCGGTGATCGTCTTCAATTTCCGGGCCGACCGGGGACGACAGCTCGTCCGGGCCTTCATCGAAACAAATTTCGACGGATTCGATCGCGGGGCCGTGCCGGACATACGCATCGCTACCATGACGCCCTACGATGCGCGTTTCGATGTGCCCTGCGCCTTTCGTCCCCCGGAACGCATGCGTAAAATCCTGGGAGAAACGATCAGCCTGGCCGGCCGGCGGCAACTGCGCGTGGCGGAAACGGAAAAGTACCCACACGTCACCTATTTCTTCAATGGCGGCGATGAGCGGCCCTTCGATGGCGAGGACCGGATCCTGGTCCCTTCTCCGCGGGACGTGGCCACCTACGACGAGAAGCCCGAAATGAGCGCGCCCGAGGTCGCGGCCCGGGTGGCCGATACCCTGCGCGGCGGGGAATACGACTTCGTGCTGGTGAATTTCGCCAATCCGGACATGGTGGGCCACACGGGTTCGCTCCCCGCGGCGGTCGCGGCCGTGGAAACGGTCGACCGGTGCCTGGGTGTGGTGATGGACGCGGTCCGCTCGGCCGGCGGTGGAGCGGTCGTGACGGCGGACCATGGCAACGCGGAGAGGATGGTCGACCCCGCCACCTCCGAACCCCACACCGCGCATACGACGAATCCCGTGCCGCTCATCCTCGTGGACGACAAGCGTGAATACGGACTGTTGCGCACTGGCGGGCGCCTGGCGGACGTGGCGCCGACCGTGCTGTCCATGATGGGCATTTCCTGTCCGGAGTCGATGTCGGGCACGGACCTGGCGGTCCCGGACATTCCGGCCGATCGCGCCGGTTCAAATAACCGGGCCAATCCGGCCGGAAGCACGGAGCGGGCATGAAGCGAGACCACGGCGGTCCGGCCACGTTTTCCGGAAGCACGGAGCGGGCATGAAGCGCGACCTGGTCATAGGCGTGGACCTGGGCGGAACCAACGTCAACAGCGCCGTCGTGGATGACGGGGGCCGCATATCCCACCGGGCCTGGCAGTCCATATCGGGCAGCCGAACCGCCGGGGAGGTGATCGACCGGTTGGCGGCCTGCGTCGAGACGACCATGGATTCCTGCGGCAGGGACCGCGTGGCGGGCGTGGGCGTGGGAACGCCCGGGTTGATCCCGGCCGATTCAGGTACCGTGGTCTACGCTCCGAACGTGCCGGAATGGGTGGATCTCCCGCTCCAGTCGCTGCTCCGGGAACGCCTGGAGCTTCCGGTGGCGATCGAGAACGACGCCAATGCGGCCGCCATCGGGGAACACTGGGTCGGAGGCGCCGCCGGTTACGCCAACATCATATGCATCACCCTCGGGACGGGCGTCGGCGGCGCGATCATCATGAACAACGAAGTCTGGCGCGGTTCAAACGGCGCGGGCGGCGAGATCGGCCATATGACCGTCGTGGAGAACGGCAGAATGTGCGGCTGCGGCGCGCCGGGGTGTCTGGAAGCCTATGCCTCGGCGACGGCCATCGCCGAACAGGCGCGGGAACTGTTGCGGGGCGGGCGGACGAGCGTATTGACGGAACTGGCCGGCAGCGACCCCGGCCGCATCGATGCCGCGATGATCGCCGAGGCGGCCGACCGGGGCGATGAGACGGCGCGCGAGGTGATGCACCGGTCCGCCACGCTGCTGGGCACGGCCGTCTCCAGTCTCACCAACCTGCTGAATCCTGAAATGATCGTTATAGGCGGGGGCGTCATCAAGGCGGGCGATCTGATCTTCGGCCCCGTCCGCGCGGAGGTGGCGCGGCGCGCCTACAAGTGGTCCGCGGGCATCCTCGAAATCGTGCCTGCCAGACTCGGCGACGACGCCGGCATCATCGGTGCCGCGCGTCACTTCATGTTGAGCCGTACCACGTAGCTTTGGATGTTCTGGAATGTTCGCTTAAGGCAGAACCAGGCGATCTGCGCTACCCGGTCGGCAGGCTGAGGCTACTCGTTGGCCCTGGACGAAACGCCGGACTGAACGATCTCCTTATGGGTCCGCAAGATCAGTTCCAGCGCCTTGACCACGGACTCCAACTGCTCCTGGTCCCACTTTCCGGCAACCCTCAATGCCGCCTCCCGGGCGACACGCCAGAACCGCTCCGTGGCTTTCTGTCCCTCTTCCGTCAATTCGCAGATGACCACTCTTCGGTCGTCGGGATCCTTGGTCCGAACTACCAGGCCTTTTTTCTCCAGGCGGTCTACGATCGATGTCGTGGCGGCCAGCGTGTTCTTCAGGTAGTAGGAGATCATCCCCATCCGCATGGAACCCATCTGCTTCAGCATGACCAGGGTATTGAACTGGGAAATCGAGAGGTCCATCCCCTGCCATTCATGCAAACGGCCGCTGTACATGATCCGGTTGATTTCTTCCACGGAACTCAGGTAGCGGTCCGAGATATCCTGTCTGCGTTCGTTGTTCAAATCGGACACCAGGGTTTAAGCGAGCGGTTCGTAAGGCAACTTTTCTGCGGGATCGAATGGTTCCGATTCTTAAGCAACAACCCCGGGAACGGTCGACCCAGCCCGGAAGGCGAATGCGGTACTTCCTTCGGTTCTTTCGGGTCGTACCTGCGTCAGTTAAAACCGAATGATCCGATGCAAGGAATGTACTGTGAAAAATCATACACTTCAACAAAACTGATAAGAAACTATCCAGCAAATTAACAATTGTCAAATCAAACTTTAACTCGGCTAAGTTATTTCCCATGACCTTCGGTGTGCGCTGCCGCGATACGGCGCCGGAGCGATTTCACCGGGATTCAGCGGGGCACGCTGAATCCGTCCGATCTGGAACGGTCCGATAAAGCGGGCGACAAGATACGGTCCGAAGGGTACACGAAGGCGGATGGCGGCGACGATTACCGGTGAGCAGGTAGGACGCCGATCACCAGGTGGGAAAAGGTGACGATTACTGGGGTTCTTTGGCGGTCATCGCCTTGAAGAGATCAAGGTCCGTCGATCGCCGGGTGTGGATATGGCGGCACCCGCCCTGGGGGAGCAGGAAACCGGCGGCCACCGGAGCGCGTCAGACGGCGATCACCGGATTTGAGCATATGTGTTGATTACGGGACGGAGAAGTACGGCGCCCCTTGCGGGTTGGCATCACGGCGCGGGGTTGGCTCCCGACCCGGTCGGGCCACCGGGAGGAGGTTGGCGTCCCGGCGTTGATTGGCGTCCCGGCGTTGATTGGCGTCCCGGCGTTGATTGGCGTCCCGGCCTGGTCGGGAAGGACCGCTTCCATACGGCCAGCGGGACGCTTCCTGCTGGTCCGGCTTTACATCTTGTTGAACAGCCTGTCTTTGTTTGGATCCGAAACGATGCAGACAGACCTTTCCTCGTCGGTGCTCCATAACGATTCCAGCGACTCGACCACGGACTCGAATTGCTTGAAATCCCATTTTTCGGCTACCTTTTTCGCGCGAATCCTCGTATGGTTTATGATCCGCTGCGTAGCCTTCCTGCCATCATCGGTAAACTCGCAGATGACCACTCTGCGATCGCTCGGATCCGAACTTCGCTGCAGGTAACCCTTGCCAACCAGGTGATCTACGATGATGGACATATGCGGCAGCTTGCTGCCCAGGTAATTCGCCAGGGCACCCATCCGCGTGGGTCCGTGGTGGTACAACATCATCAGTGTGTTTGCCTGGTGCGCGTTCAATCCGAGTTTCTTCAGCTCGCCAAGACGTTCATTGTGCATCAACCGACTCAGATGTTGTATCGCACAGACAAACCGGTCCGTCAACTCTCCCCTGACACCTTCTCCCATTGCACCGTTCATGAGCGCCTTCCCCGAATACGTGATTAACGTGCGTATATACGGCCCGTGGTCCAATGTCTATAAGGTGACGATGACTCAGGCTTTGGAAGTGCGTCGGTCCAAAACCGCCCATTCTACCTGAGTATAACGGTAAAAGTGTGACCAGTGTGTGAATAATTGACGCTGAAAGAGGATAATTGTGAGAAAAATCACGAAATGACCACGTGGAACCCCCTTTAAACGGCGTCCCGCGTCTTTGAGGCCGGACTACGCTTAGTGATCCTTCCGGTAAACTACATAGGCCCGGGTATACGGATCATTTGCGGTTTTCATTGACATGATAATGTACAATTGTACAATATCATAAAAGGAGGTTTCTGCATGAATATGGTCATCGATACATCGGCGATTATCGCATCGGTCATGCGGGGTCCTGAACGGGATGCCCTTGCCGAAGCGGCTTCGGGTCATGTCCTCATCGCGCCGGGATTCGTACGGTGGGAAGTCTGCCAGGCCTTGTCCGTCATGATTCGGCAGAAAGGTATAGACGTCGTGGAAGCGCGAAGAGGGATGGAGATCCTGGATAATATACCCTTGCGTTACGTGGACGTGGACATGGAGCAGGTTCTTTCGATCGCGTCTCGAATGAAGGGGGTGGCGGCAGACGCGTTTCTGCTGGAGACCGCCGTCAGGTACAACGCGCCGCTGTTGACCCTGGACCGGTCGTTGGGCCGCGCCGCGGAGTCGCTCGGTATTGACGTGGTGCGAATGGGAAATCAGGGGGGCTGACTACACCATGGACGTATATACTTATTCCGAAGCGAGGCAGCATCTGTCGAGTTTGCTCGACGAAGCGGAATCGACCGGCAAGGTCATCATTCGCAGGAAAGATGGTCGGCGATACGCCGTCGTCCCCGAACTGCCACCCGTATCACCGCTGGATATGCCGACGGTCGAGACGAGCATCACGGTGAAGGAAATGGTCAAACTCGTGAGACGCCAGCGCGTCAGGGGAAAAAAGAGGGGATCCGAGTGAGAAAAGCAGTCCGCGTTTGAGGCCGGCCCGGCCCCGTATGCGGCCCGATGGTTTGGTTTTCGTTTGCGATTTCACCCGGATGTGCGTAGATTCTACGTATTGATCGCCGTTGATTCCCCGGAGTATCCGTTCATGAAAAGGCTGACCAGGCAAACCAGGCTGACCAGGCTGACCAGGCTGACCAGGCGATTCACTGTCCTCATGCTTGTTCTCTCGATGTCGTCACCGTCCCTGGCGGTTACGGCCGCGGTAGGCACGTCGTGCATCACGGCATTGGCCCCGACTCCCGCCGCGACTCCCACCGGCGGCGTGCACGCCTGTTGCGCGACGACCCCGGCACCGGTCTCATGCGCGACAGCCCATACGCCGGATACATGCGCCGAGGGGACGCTGGCCATGTCCTGCTGCAGCGTGGAGCCGGCCCCTTACCGGCAAGCCGGG encodes:
- a CDS encoding Do family serine endopeptidase — protein: MHCWIKLGSASRKGRSSMKEKRKFGSLAAAALLVTGMVLGALFISNWDASVAERDVYRSITPVVAADQRSLQDFSETFATIAERVKPSVVLIESKRTVRQAQARRFWSPFEEFFGGRQQPDVQPRPFSGVGSGVIVSEDGYILTNNHVVEDAEKLTVQLIDEREAEAEIVGLDPRTDLAVIKVDLDELSVLPFGDSDKLRVGEWVMAVGNPLGRNHTVTAGIVSAKGRNRVLPVDGSYENFIQTDAAINPGNSGGALVDLEGNLMGINTAIATRTGGYQGIGFAVPANMARDIMTRLVEDGRISRGYLGVGISDLDDVVAESMGLDGTDGAVISTITNDGPARDSDLQVEDVIVGVDGVDVENSDDLRKRIASIAPGTEVELEVIRDGEPVTVAIELGELPDGDPSRTSSREDSRERSPASNLGIDVMDVTREWSRFYESGSGVVITQVRSGSVAEDKNLQRGDLIREVNGESVSSVQEFLGIVRQFEAGQAIRFRIQRGDAQFLVGLRIPEE
- a CDS encoding 2,3-bisphosphoglycerate-independent phosphoglycerate mutase translates to MNAPVALVILDGWGIAPRGDANAVLLAETPNFDRLWQQYSHTMLSASGEDVGLPPGIMGNSEVGHLNLGAGRVVRQEVSRINESIDDGSFFENAALVEVLERLRGTGGRLHLLGLTSDGLVHSAEKHYLALLEMARRRGLTGDRVLVHAILDGRDTSPRSAPAYLETLQEAIERLGVSRIATVTGRYYAMDRDNRWERVRRAYELFTVGKGYRAGTVAEAVQAAYDRGETDEFVSPTVIGAAPDGPAKSAPGRPANVISDGDAVIVFNFRADRGRQLVRAFIETNFDGFDRGAVPDIRIATMTPYDARFDVPCAFRPPERMRKILGETISLAGRRQLRVAETEKYPHVTYFFNGGDERPFDGEDRILVPSPRDVATYDEKPEMSAPEVAARVADTLRGGEYDFVLVNFANPDMVGHTGSLPAAVAAVETVDRCLGVVMDAVRSAGGGAVVTADHGNAERMVDPATSEPHTAHTTNPVPLILVDDKREYGLLRTGGRLADVAPTVLSMMGISCPESMSGTDLAVPDIPADRAGSNNRANPAGSTERA
- a CDS encoding ROK family protein; the protein is MKRDLVIGVDLGGTNVNSAVVDDGGRISHRAWQSISGSRTAGEVIDRLAACVETTMDSCGRDRVAGVGVGTPGLIPADSGTVVYAPNVPEWVDLPLQSLLRERLELPVAIENDANAAAIGEHWVGGAAGYANIICITLGTGVGGAIIMNNEVWRGSNGAGGEIGHMTVVENGRMCGCGAPGCLEAYASATAIAEQARELLRGGRTSVLTELAGSDPGRIDAAMIAEAADRGDETAREVMHRSATLLGTAVSSLTNLLNPEMIVIGGGVIKAGDLIFGPVRAEVARRAYKWSAGILEIVPARLGDDAGIIGAARHFMLSRTT
- a CDS encoding MarR family transcriptional regulator, whose protein sequence is MNNERRQDISDRYLSSVEEINRIMYSGRLHEWQGMDLSISQFNTLVMLKQMGSMRMGMISYYLKNTLAATTSIVDRLEKKGLVVRTKDPDDRRVVICELTEEGQKATERFWRVAREAALRVAGKWDQEQLESVVKALELILRTHKEIVQSGVSSRANE
- a CDS encoding MarR family transcriptional regulator produces the protein MNGAMGEGVRGELTDRFVCAIQHLSRLMHNERLGELKKLGLNAHQANTLMMLYHHGPTRMGALANYLGSKLPHMSIIVDHLVGKGYLQRSSDPSDRRVVICEFTDDGRKATQRIINHTRIRAKKVAEKWDFKQFESVVESLESLWSTDEERSVCIVSDPNKDRLFNKM
- a CDS encoding type II toxin-antitoxin system VapC family toxin, producing MNMVIDTSAIIASVMRGPERDALAEAASGHVLIAPGFVRWEVCQALSVMIRQKGIDVVEARRGMEILDNIPLRYVDVDMEQVLSIASRMKGVAADAFLLETAVRYNAPLLTLDRSLGRAAESLGIDVVRMGNQGG
- a CDS encoding type II toxin-antitoxin system Phd/YefM family antitoxin yields the protein MDVYTYSEARQHLSSLLDEAESTGKVIIRRKDGRRYAVVPELPPVSPLDMPTVETSITVKEMVKLVRRQRVRGKKRGSE